Proteins co-encoded in one Candidatus Binatia bacterium genomic window:
- a CDS encoding DUF4215 domain-containing protein, translated as MALAGPMRRLWSVLTSSVMVGVAAVVGVQAARAQAPAELVKDIDSSVISGGSNPASITPVGPVTFFVASSPATGTELWRTDGTAAGTVLVKDINPWSGSSFPESLTNVNGTLFFRADDGISGSELWRSDGTAAGTVQVKDINPGSGSSSPAYLTNVSGTLFFRADDGSSGYEVWKSDGTAAGTVLVKDIVPGSGYSYPDYLTNVNGTLFFRANDGSSGYELWKSDGTAAGTVQVADVRPGAMSSWPRSLTALGSAVLFSATDDAYGTELWKVADIASCGDGTVDPGEACDDGNFVNGDGCDNACTPSACGNGYAGGAEQCDDGNTNNNDACKNDCTVSVCGDGTLEALVEACDDGNTSNADGCTNACMPALCGDGYVQPGEICDDGNVDGGDCCAATCQAAAADGTACDDGNVCTSGSTCGGGACGALDSCSDGNPCTNDFCDRLSGCYVVTNVAPCDDGAFCNGADTCAGGTCGVHAGDPCTAGPECDDVCNENADTCAVSAGTPCTADSSPCSLDECDGAGACTHPGGHAGVECRAAVGPCDVAEACDGSSPSCPPDGGVPDSDGDTLCDAIDPCTNVGGGRNLTIRPKVTVGRIDPDPTPGNDSVSVGGEFVLPASTSFAALDPQTDGARVMVVTATGVPRIDVTLPGGVYAGQGTRGWTRNGRGTKWTFQDRTGAPGNGIVKVVVRDRGARAPRQVKLLVKGKNGAYPVVSGDEPVTAIVVLGGQAAAAAGECGETAFVPGNCSFNRSGNKLLCKP; from the coding sequence ATGGCGTTGGCCGGGCCGATGCGGCGGCTGTGGTCTGTGCTGACCTCGTCGGTCATGGTGGGGGTCGCCGCCGTCGTGGGCGTACAGGCAGCCCGGGCGCAGGCGCCCGCGGAGTTGGTGAAAGACATCGACAGTTCAGTTATTTCGGGCGGCTCGAACCCGGCGTCAATAACGCCGGTCGGGCCGGTCACTTTCTTTGTGGCGTCCTCTCCGGCCACTGGAACAGAGCTCTGGCGCACGGACGGGACGGCGGCGGGGACAGTGCTGGTGAAGGACATCAACCCTTGGAGCGGGAGCTCGTTTCCGGAGTCCCTGACGAACGTGAACGGCACGCTGTTTTTCCGGGCGGACGACGGGATCAGCGGGTCCGAGCTGTGGAGGAGCGACGGGACGGCGGCGGGGACGGTGCAGGTGAAGGACATCAACCCGGGCAGCGGTTCCTCGTCTCCCGCGTACCTGACGAACGTGAGCGGCACGCTGTTCTTTCGGGCGGACGACGGGAGCAGCGGGTACGAGGTGTGGAAGAGCGACGGGACGGCGGCGGGGACGGTCCTGGTGAAGGACATCGTCCCGGGCAGCGGGTACTCGTATCCCGACTACCTGACGAACGTGAACGGCACGCTGTTTTTCCGGGCGAACGACGGGAGCAGCGGGTACGAGCTGTGGAAGAGCGACGGGACGGCGGCGGGGACGGTGCAGGTTGCGGACGTGAGACCGGGCGCGATGTCGTCCTGGCCAAGGTCCCTGACCGCGCTTGGCTCGGCGGTGCTCTTCAGCGCTACCGACGACGCGTACGGTACCGAGCTGTGGAAGGTGGCCGACATCGCGTCCTGCGGCGATGGCACCGTCGACCCCGGCGAAGCCTGCGACGACGGCAACTTCGTCAACGGCGACGGCTGCGACAACGCCTGCACACCCAGCGCCTGCGGGAATGGTTACGCCGGCGGCGCGGAACAGTGCGACGACGGCAACACGAACAATAACGACGCCTGTAAGAACGATTGCACGGTCAGCGTTTGCGGCGACGGCACGCTCGAAGCGCTGGTCGAAGCCTGCGACGACGGTAACACCAGCAACGCCGACGGCTGCACCAACGCCTGCATGCCCGCGCTGTGCGGCGACGGCTACGTGCAGCCCGGGGAGATCTGCGATGACGGCAATGTCGACGGCGGCGACTGCTGTGCGGCGACGTGTCAGGCGGCCGCCGCGGACGGGACAGCATGCGACGACGGTAACGTGTGCACGAGCGGCTCGACGTGCGGCGGCGGCGCCTGCGGCGCACTCGACAGTTGCAGCGACGGAAATCCTTGCACCAACGACTTCTGCGACCGTCTGAGCGGGTGCTACGTCGTGACCAACGTGGCGCCGTGCGACGACGGAGCATTCTGCAACGGCGCCGACACCTGCGCGGGCGGCACGTGCGGAGTCCATGCGGGCGACCCGTGCACGGCGGGCCCTGAATGCGACGACGTCTGCAACGAGAACGCGGACACGTGCGCGGTGAGCGCCGGGACGCCGTGTACGGCGGACTCGAGCCCGTGTTCGCTGGACGAGTGCGACGGCGCCGGGGCGTGCACGCATCCGGGCGGCCACGCCGGGGTCGAGTGCCGGGCGGCGGTGGGCCCGTGCGATGTGGCGGAAGCGTGCGACGGGTCGAGCCCGTCGTGCCCGCCGGACGGCGGGGTGCCCGACAGCGATGGCGACACGCTGTGCGATGCCATCGATCCGTGCACCAACGTCGGCGGCGGTCGCAACCTGACGATCAGGCCGAAGGTGACCGTGGGCAGAATCGACCCCGACCCGACGCCGGGCAATGATAGCGTCAGCGTCGGCGGCGAGTTCGTTCTGCCGGCGTCGACGAGCTTCGCGGCGCTCGACCCGCAAACCGACGGGGCGCGGGTGATGGTCGTGACGGCAACCGGGGTGCCCCGGATCGACGTGACGCTGCCGGGCGGGGTGTACGCGGGGCAGGGGACACGGGGCTGGACGCGTAACGGCCGTGGCACGAAGTGGACATTCCAGGACAGGACGGGCGCGCCCGGCAACGGCATCGTCAAGGTGGTAGTCCGGGATCGGGGCGCCAGGGCGCCGCGGCAGGTGAAGCTGCTGGTGAAGGGAAAGAACGGAGCCTACCCGGTGGTCTCCGGGGACGAGCCGGTGACGGCGATCGTGGTGCTCGGCGGCCAGGCGGCGGCGGCGGCGGGCGAATGCGGCGAAACGGCATTCGTCCCCGGGAACTGCTCCTTCAACCGCAGCGGCAACAAGCTGTTGTGCAAGCCGTAG